From the Amycolatopsis thermoflava N1165 genome, one window contains:
- a CDS encoding DEAD/DEAH box helicase has product MEWTETTRAIFVPSDPPRDGVLAVWGDEPGPTPVELVLPAGAGKSFRRARVDAHVLPLADAIPRLLADPGPSLGAWSAAVSAGVDLVERGRFLPAGSSSEVDSWRAGPLDAADEELLRDLAAALPPEAHALPLSGLKRIRLHSPETLVRALWDATADVLVRGPADGRDARLQLRVEVRDTDDGFAFAGVLALRSSVDPSLVVDAAELRDAPAAVRRRFGEQVEAQLLIGLRRGARAWPPLGRVLDAAATGELLLDDDEVVELLDGRAGALAAAGVEVLWPRGMAGEPVRAKASVTPSPGSAGGGVFRLTDLLRFRWQLSLGGEALTEAEVTALAEAKRPLVRLRGQWVRADPFLSARLRRAGRTVTGAQALAAALTGELEVGDEQLDFAAPPALDGLVERLRAPAGPVEPATDLQATLRPYQRAGLSWLARMTELGLGGILADDMGLGKTIQLIALHLHRRTLRAGPTLVLCPTSLLGNWEREFARFAPKVPVRRFHGGRRHLDDLEPDEVVLATYGVLRRDRATLSEVDWGLAAADEAQHVKNPLSVTARELRRIPAAARVALTGTPVENRLTELWSILDWTTPGLLGTLEHFRRTIARPVERDRDAGSVERLAATVRPFLLRRRKTDPDIAPELPSKTETDRYVPLTAEQATLYEAVVRENLAKIRESRGVQRRGQVLKLLTELKQICNHPAQYLKESGPVAGRSGKLAAFEELLDVILDEGESVLVFSQYVQLCRLLETRLAERGLPVQLLSGADPARQRDEMVARFQRGDAPVFLLSLKAGGVGLNLTRATHVIHYDRWWNPAVEDQATDRAHRIGQDRPVQVHRLIAEGTLEERIATVLAEKRGLAEAVVGAGEDWITDLTDDELTALVRLGQPG; this is encoded by the coding sequence GTGGAATGGACCGAGACGACCAGGGCGATCTTCGTGCCCTCGGACCCGCCCCGGGACGGCGTGCTCGCCGTCTGGGGCGACGAGCCGGGGCCGACGCCGGTCGAGCTCGTGCTGCCCGCAGGCGCCGGGAAGTCGTTCCGCCGCGCCAGGGTCGACGCGCACGTCCTCCCGCTGGCCGACGCCATCCCGCGCCTGCTCGCCGATCCCGGACCCTCGCTCGGCGCCTGGTCCGCCGCTGTGTCCGCGGGCGTCGACCTCGTCGAGCGCGGCCGGTTCCTGCCCGCCGGATCATCGTCCGAAGTGGACTCCTGGCGCGCCGGGCCGCTCGACGCCGCCGACGAGGAACTCCTGCGCGACCTGGCCGCCGCGCTGCCGCCCGAGGCGCACGCCCTCCCGCTGTCCGGCCTCAAACGCATCCGCCTGCACTCGCCGGAAACGCTCGTCCGCGCGCTCTGGGACGCCACCGCCGACGTGCTCGTCCGCGGCCCGGCGGACGGGCGCGACGCGCGGCTCCAGCTCCGCGTGGAGGTGCGCGACACCGACGACGGCTTCGCGTTCGCCGGCGTTCTCGCCCTGCGCAGCTCCGTCGACCCCAGCCTGGTCGTCGACGCGGCCGAGTTGCGGGACGCGCCGGCCGCTGTCCGGCGCCGTTTCGGCGAGCAGGTCGAGGCCCAGCTGCTCATCGGTCTCCGGCGGGGCGCCCGCGCGTGGCCTCCGCTCGGCCGCGTGCTCGACGCGGCGGCCACCGGCGAGCTGCTCCTCGACGACGACGAGGTCGTGGAACTGCTCGACGGCAGGGCCGGTGCGCTCGCCGCCGCCGGCGTCGAGGTGCTGTGGCCGCGTGGCATGGCCGGCGAACCGGTGCGGGCCAAGGCGAGCGTCACGCCGTCGCCGGGCAGCGCGGGCGGCGGCGTGTTCCGGCTGACCGACCTGCTGCGGTTCCGCTGGCAGCTCAGCCTCGGCGGCGAAGCCCTCACCGAGGCCGAGGTCACCGCGCTCGCCGAGGCCAAGCGGCCACTGGTCCGGCTGCGCGGGCAGTGGGTGCGCGCCGACCCGTTCCTGTCCGCCCGTCTGCGCCGGGCGGGCCGCACGGTGACCGGCGCGCAGGCCCTGGCCGCGGCCCTCACCGGCGAGCTGGAGGTCGGCGACGAGCAGCTGGACTTCGCCGCCCCGCCCGCCCTCGACGGTCTCGTGGAGCGGCTGCGCGCGCCCGCCGGGCCGGTGGAGCCGGCCACCGACCTGCAGGCCACCCTGCGGCCCTACCAGCGCGCCGGGCTGTCCTGGCTGGCAAGGATGACCGAGCTGGGGCTCGGCGGGATCCTCGCCGACGACATGGGCCTCGGCAAGACCATCCAGCTCATCGCGCTGCACCTGCACCGCCGGACGCTCCGGGCCGGGCCGACACTGGTGCTGTGCCCGACCTCGCTGCTCGGCAACTGGGAGCGCGAGTTCGCCCGGTTCGCGCCGAAGGTGCCGGTGCGGCGCTTCCACGGCGGGCGGCGGCACCTGGACGACCTGGAGCCGGACGAGGTCGTGCTCGCCACGTACGGGGTGCTGCGCCGCGACCGGGCCACACTGTCCGAAGTGGACTGGGGGCTGGCCGCGGCGGACGAGGCGCAGCACGTCAAGAACCCGCTGTCAGTGACGGCCAGGGAACTGCGGCGGATCCCGGCCGCGGCGCGGGTCGCGCTGACCGGCACGCCGGTCGAGAACCGGCTCACCGAGCTGTGGTCCATCCTGGACTGGACGACGCCCGGCCTGCTCGGCACGCTCGAGCACTTCCGCCGCACGATCGCGCGCCCGGTCGAACGCGACCGTGACGCCGGCAGCGTCGAGCGCCTCGCGGCGACGGTGCGGCCGTTCCTGTTGCGGCGGCGCAAGACCGACCCGGACATCGCGCCGGAGCTGCCGAGCAAGACCGAGACCGACCGGTACGTGCCGCTGACCGCCGAGCAGGCCACCCTGTACGAGGCGGTGGTGCGGGAGAACCTCGCGAAGATCCGCGAGTCGCGGGGTGTGCAGCGGCGCGGGCAGGTGCTCAAGCTGCTCACCGAGCTGAAGCAGATCTGCAACCACCCGGCGCAGTACCTCAAGGAGAGCGGGCCGGTCGCCGGGCGGTCGGGCAAGCTCGCCGCGTTCGAGGAGCTGCTGGACGTGATCCTCGACGAGGGCGAGAGCGTGCTGGTGTTCAGCCAGTACGTGCAGCTGTGCCGGCTGCTGGAGACGCGGCTGGCCGAGCGGGGGCTGCCGGTGCAGCTGCTGTCCGGCGCCGACCCGGCGCGGCAGCGGGACGAGATGGTGGCGCGGTTCCAGCGCGGTGACGCGCCGGTGTTCCTGCTGTCGCTCAAGGCCGGAGGCGTCGGGCTGAACCTCACCCGCGCCACCCACGTGATCCACTACGACCGGTGGTGGAACCCGGCGGTCGAGGACCAGGCGACCGACCGGGCGCACCGGATCGGGCAGGACCGGCCGGTGCAGGTCCACCGGCTCATCGCGGAGGGCACTCTGGAGGAGCGGATCGCCACGGTGCTTGCCGAGAAGCGCGGCTTGGCCGAAGCCGTGGTCGGCGCGGGGGAGGACTGGATCACCGACCTGACCGACGACGAGCTGACGGCGCTCGTGCGACTGGGGCAGCCAGGCTGA
- a CDS encoding alpha/beta hydrolase, protein MRPRFLTRRAVQLALTANALRPVPGVRASVPAFFAGWLTGELAPHLLALTAADTAAHLARHGARSVQDRIGLGLAAASAAGLGSLIVTSQRARGAVEDALAEALGPKYVADLSRPPDAKDLATPWGQLVLPFRMRNPEVRRDRNLAYAPGGKRFLMDIYRPREPVEGRPVLLQIHGGAWMIDSKDHQGIPLMLHMAQRGWVCVAVNYPLSPKARWPDHIVGVKRAVAWIREHIHEYGGDPSFLAATGGSAGGHLAALLALTPNDAGLQPGFADADTSVQACAPHYGVYDFAATSGSTASKQRLHGLLARYVVGKDPVRFLDDYIAASPLDRITEKAPPFFVIHGAHDSLVPVREAREFVRRLRETSEQPVAYAELPGAQHAFDVFPSIRSAHVVRGVERFLDWTYLRWLRDKRG, encoded by the coding sequence ATGCGACCGCGATTCCTCACCAGGCGGGCGGTCCAGCTCGCCCTGACCGCGAACGCCCTTCGCCCGGTGCCGGGGGTGCGCGCCTCGGTGCCCGCGTTCTTCGCCGGGTGGCTGACCGGTGAGCTGGCGCCGCACCTGCTCGCGCTGACCGCGGCCGACACGGCGGCGCACCTGGCGCGGCACGGGGCGCGGTCCGTGCAGGACCGGATCGGCCTGGGGCTGGCAGCGGCGTCGGCCGCCGGGCTGGGGTCGCTGATCGTCACCTCGCAACGGGCCAGGGGCGCGGTCGAGGACGCGCTGGCCGAGGCGCTCGGGCCGAAGTACGTGGCGGACCTGTCGCGCCCGCCGGACGCGAAGGACCTGGCGACGCCGTGGGGGCAGCTGGTGCTGCCGTTCCGGATGCGCAACCCGGAGGTGCGGCGGGACCGGAACCTGGCGTACGCGCCGGGCGGCAAGCGGTTCCTGATGGACATCTACCGGCCGCGCGAGCCGGTCGAGGGGCGGCCGGTGCTGCTGCAGATCCACGGTGGCGCGTGGATGATCGACAGCAAGGACCACCAGGGCATCCCGCTGATGCTGCACATGGCGCAGCGCGGCTGGGTGTGCGTGGCGGTGAACTACCCGCTGTCGCCCAAGGCGCGCTGGCCGGACCACATCGTCGGCGTGAAGCGGGCCGTGGCGTGGATCCGCGAGCACATTCATGAGTACGGGGGTGATCCGTCGTTCCTGGCCGCGACGGGTGGTTCGGCGGGCGGTCACCTGGCGGCGCTGCTGGCGCTGACCCCGAACGACGCCGGCCTGCAGCCGGGTTTCGCCGACGCCGACACGTCCGTGCAGGCGTGCGCCCCGCACTACGGCGTGTACGACTTCGCCGCGACGAGCGGTTCGACGGCGAGCAAACAGCGGCTGCACGGGCTGCTGGCGAGGTACGTGGTGGGCAAGGACCCGGTGCGGTTCCTGGACGACTACATCGCCGCGTCGCCGCTGGACCGGATCACCGAGAAGGCGCCGCCGTTCTTCGTGATCCACGGGGCGCACGACTCGCTGGTGCCGGTCCGCGAGGCGCGGGAGTTCGTCCGCCGCCTGCGGGAGACCTCGGAGCAGCCGGTGGCGTACGCCGAACTGCCGGGCGCGCAGCACGCGTTCGACGTGTTCCCGTCGATCCGGTCGGCGCACGTGGTGCGCGGCGTGGAGCGCTTCCTGGACTGGACGTACCTCCGCTGGCTGCGCGACAAGCGCGGGTGA